One stretch of Thalassovita sp. DNA includes these proteins:
- a CDS encoding LysR family transcriptional regulator, whose translation MQRVDDPDWGDLKTVLALVRHGSLAAAGQALGVNYTTVARRIARVEQALDQTLFERLADGYHPTEAAQLIGEHAARMEAEADAMLRQLSGQDSRLRGPLVITAPQLLIAHVLAPVLQDFAKAYPDIDLHLRASNDLLDLNRREADLAIRISRAPGDSLMGRRLTAQKSAAFAAASYVEAMAKAPEAPIDWLVYEAMAELPAAVRAQSPQSRIAMVFDDMVAMAGAAQAGLGVVRMPLFLGRALGLQPLGLMPAQPYADIWVVAHADLWPSAKVTAFRQMLVPFFKARAARFT comes from the coding sequence ATGCAGCGAGTGGATGACCCCGATTGGGGCGATTTGAAAACCGTGCTGGCGCTGGTGCGCCATGGCAGTCTGGCGGCGGCGGGGCAGGCGCTGGGGGTGAATTACACCACCGTGGCACGGCGCATTGCACGGGTGGAGCAGGCGCTGGATCAGACCCTGTTTGAACGTCTGGCCGATGGCTACCATCCTACCGAGGCGGCGCAGCTGATTGGCGAACATGCGGCCAGGATGGAGGCGGAGGCCGACGCGATGCTGCGCCAGCTTTCCGGCCAGGACAGCCGGTTGCGCGGGCCGCTGGTGATCACCGCACCGCAGCTGTTGATCGCCCATGTTCTGGCGCCGGTTCTGCAGGACTTTGCCAAGGCTTATCCCGATATTGACCTGCATCTGCGGGCCTCAAACGACCTGTTGGATCTCAACCGGCGTGAGGCTGATCTGGCGATCCGCATCAGCCGCGCCCCGGGGGACAGCCTGATGGGGCGGCGGCTGACGGCGCAGAAATCGGCCGCCTTTGCCGCGGCGAGCTATGTGGAGGCAATGGCCAAGGCGCCCGAGGCCCCGATTGACTGGCTGGTCTATGAGGCGATGGCAGAGCTGCCCGCAGCGGTGAGGGCGCAGTCACCACAATCGCGGATCGCCATGGTCTTTGATGACATGGTGGCGATGGCGGGCGCGGCGCAGGCGGGCCTGGGGGTGGTGCGCATGCCGTTGTTTCTGGGCCGTGCGCTGGGGCTGCAGCCGCTGGGCCTGATGCCAGCGCAGCCCTACGCCGATATCTGGGTGGTGGCCCATGCGGATCTGTGGCCCTCGGCCAAGGTGACGGCGTTCCGCCAGATGCTGGTGCCATTCTTTAAGGCGCGGGCGGCGCGTTTTACCTGA
- a CDS encoding HlyU family transcriptional regulator, whose product MSLFSKLFGGGASKSEPKGAEPEDHAGFLIYVEPIREGGSYRIGARIEKVIDGELKSHMMIRADTVGSQDEAAQISLQKAKSFIDQMGDGVFG is encoded by the coding sequence ATGTCCCTATTTTCCAAACTCTTCGGTGGTGGTGCCAGCAAATCAGAGCCGAAAGGCGCTGAGCCCGAAGACCACGCAGGCTTCCTGATCTATGTGGAGCCGATCCGCGAGGGCGGCAGCTACCGGATCGGTGCCCGCATCGAAAAGGTCATAGATGGGGAGTTGAAGTCCCACATGATGATCCGCGCCGATACCGTCGGCTCACAGGATGAAGCCGCCCAGATCAGCCTGCAAAAGGCCAAGAGTTTTATCGACCAGATGGGCGATGGGGTGTTTGGCTAA
- a CDS encoding polysaccharide biosynthesis/export family protein, with protein sequence MKFFSSRRAKSVALLAAVALVASCGLPRVGPTKKEIFAGSVLREGDAYIVNVNDRVTRATAVTPALGFPEKFLKAGQLGSDIVRPGDTLSLTIWENVDVGLYTRTGANSILTEIQVDGAGFIFVPYAGRIRAAGNTPEQIRNIITRKIEDQTPEPQVEVRRVAGDGSTVSLVGAVGGQGVFAIERPTRTLSTMLARAGGVTIDPEIAQITVIRGNERGNIWFQDLYENPELDIALRGGDRILVEGDTRSFTALGATGTQSRIGFESQTVSAIEAIAQVGGLLATAADPTGVFILRNEPAEIANAVLGRNDLEGAQRLVYVLDLTQPNGLFLARDFAVRDEDTLYVTEAPFTQWDKTISSLTGSLTTANSLSTLGGS encoded by the coding sequence GTGAAATTCTTTAGCTCCCGCCGGGCGAAGTCCGTCGCCCTTTTGGCTGCTGTGGCGCTGGTTGCGTCCTGTGGCCTGCCGCGCGTTGGCCCCACCAAGAAAGAGATCTTTGCAGGCTCCGTCCTGCGAGAGGGCGACGCCTATATCGTAAACGTCAATGACCGGGTGACCCGCGCAACCGCCGTAACCCCTGCCCTTGGCTTCCCCGAAAAGTTCCTGAAGGCTGGCCAGCTGGGCTCTGACATCGTGCGCCCGGGCGACACGCTGAGCCTAACAATCTGGGAAAACGTCGATGTCGGGCTGTACACCCGCACCGGGGCAAACTCGATCCTGACCGAAATTCAGGTTGATGGCGCAGGCTTCATCTTTGTGCCCTACGCGGGCCGCATCCGCGCTGCGGGCAACACGCCTGAACAGATCCGCAACATCATCACCCGCAAGATCGAAGATCAGACCCCGGAACCTCAGGTCGAGGTGCGCCGTGTCGCTGGTGACGGCTCAACCGTATCACTGGTCGGGGCCGTTGGCGGGCAGGGCGTCTTTGCCATTGAACGGCCAACCCGGACCCTGTCGACCATGCTGGCCCGTGCGGGCGGCGTGACCATCGATCCCGAGATTGCCCAGATCACCGTGATCCGCGGCAACGAACGCGGCAACATCTGGTTCCAGGACCTTTATGAAAACCCGGAACTGGACATCGCCCTGCGTGGCGGCGACCGTATCCTGGTTGAGGGCGACACCCGCAGCTTCACCGCGCTTGGCGCCACCGGCACCCAGTCGCGCATCGGTTTTGAAAGCCAGACCGTTTCTGCCATCGAAGCTATCGCACAGGTCGGCGGCCTGCTGGCCACAGCGGCAGATCCCACCGGCGTCTTCATCCTGCGCAACGAACCGGCTGAGATTGCTAACGCCGTTCTGGGCCGCAATGACCTGGAAGGGGCGCAGCGTCTGGTCTATGTGCTGGACCTGACCCAACCCAACGGCCTGTTCCTGGCGCGTGACTTTGCCGTGCGCGACGAAGACACGCTTTACGTGACCGAAGCGCCGTTCACCCAGTGGGACAAAACGATTTCCTCGCTGACCGGTTCGCTCACCACCGCCAACTCGCTGTCCACGCTCGGCGGCAGTTAA
- a CDS encoding riboflavin synthase: MFTGIVTDLGEIIELEQRGDLRARIKTSYDLSTVDMGASIASDGVCLTVVAKGDDWYDVEISGETVSKTNLGNWAVGRKVNLERALKVGDELGGHIVSGHVDGVAQLIEMHDEGDSTRMVFEAPEELAKFIAPKGSVTLNGTSLTVNEVSGCTFGINVIPHTKEVTIWGQAKVGDRINLEIDTLARYVARLRDFA; encoded by the coding sequence ATGTTTACCGGCATTGTGACCGATCTAGGTGAAATCATCGAGCTGGAGCAGCGCGGCGATCTGCGCGCCCGGATCAAGACCTCATATGACCTTTCGACGGTCGATATGGGGGCGTCGATCGCCAGTGATGGTGTCTGCCTGACCGTGGTGGCCAAGGGTGACGACTGGTACGATGTGGAAATCTCGGGCGAGACGGTGTCAAAGACCAACCTCGGCAATTGGGCGGTGGGCCGGAAGGTCAATCTGGAACGCGCGCTTAAGGTTGGCGATGAACTGGGTGGCCATATCGTCAGCGGCCATGTCGATGGCGTGGCGCAGTTGATTGAGATGCATGACGAGGGCGACAGCACCCGCATGGTGTTTGAAGCCCCGGAAGAGCTGGCCAAATTCATCGCGCCCAAAGGCTCAGTCACGCTGAACGGCACCTCACTGACCGTGAACGAGGTTTCTGGCTGCACCTTCGGCATCAACGTGATCCCGCACACCAAAGAGGTGACGATCTGGGGCCAGGCCAAAGTGGGAGACCGCATCAACCTGGAAATTGACACGCTGGCGCGTTACGTCGCCCGGCTGCGCGATTTCGCCTGA
- a CDS encoding capsular biosynthesis protein yields MSRPVNHSDHKNRVFLCLQGPHGPFFHQLGKMLRRAGAQVWRVGFNAGDRAFWFDQASYIPYRGAAEDWPEQFGTLVAEKGVTDIVLYGDTRPIHAEAVKRAKAAGLTVHVFEEGYLRPFWVTYERGGSNGHSRLMDLSVEEMRDALAQSDMDSHLPPAHWGDMRQHVFYGALYHWFVMFRNGDYRNFRRHRDLPVSREFYLYFNRLMLTPVQILERSLATFRIRNGGFPYHIALLQLEHDSSFQMHSPFTTMTEFLERTITGFAKGAPGHHHLVIKAHPLENGRVPLKREITRLARETGVEGRVHFVRGGKLARLLNEARSAVTVNSTAGQQVLWRGIPLKVYGDAVYAKPEFVSDQPVAQFFASARRPDLPAYRDYRRFLLETSQLPGGFYSARGRRQLLRHVVDMMLSAEDPYDALASGTAAPRQQLRLVT; encoded by the coding sequence ATGAGTCGCCCCGTGAACCATAGCGATCACAAGAACCGGGTGTTTCTTTGCCTGCAGGGGCCGCATGGGCCCTTTTTCCACCAGCTGGGCAAGATGCTGCGGCGGGCCGGTGCGCAGGTTTGGCGAGTTGGCTTTAACGCAGGCGACCGGGCCTTTTGGTTCGATCAGGCCAGCTACATCCCCTATCGCGGCGCTGCTGAGGACTGGCCTGAGCAGTTTGGAACGCTGGTCGCGGAAAAGGGCGTCACCGACATTGTGCTTTATGGCGACACCCGTCCGATCCACGCCGAAGCGGTGAAACGCGCCAAGGCTGCGGGGCTGACGGTACATGTGTTTGAAGAGGGCTATCTGCGCCCCTTCTGGGTCACCTATGAACGGGGTGGATCCAACGGACATTCCCGTCTGATGGACCTCAGCGTTGAGGAAATGCGCGACGCCTTGGCCCAAAGCGATATGGACAGCCACCTGCCGCCCGCCCATTGGGGGGATATGCGCCAGCACGTGTTCTACGGCGCGCTCTACCATTGGTTTGTGATGTTCCGGAACGGTGATTACCGCAACTTCCGCCGCCATCGCGATCTGCCTGTCAGCCGTGAATTCTACCTCTACTTCAACCGGCTGATGCTGACGCCGGTGCAGATCCTTGAGCGGAGCTTGGCCACCTTCCGTATCCGCAACGGCGGCTTCCCTTACCATATTGCGCTGTTGCAGCTGGAACATGACAGTTCCTTCCAGATGCATTCCCCCTTCACCACCATGACCGAGTTTCTGGAGCGTACGATTACCGGCTTTGCCAAAGGGGCGCCGGGGCATCATCATCTGGTGATCAAAGCGCACCCTTTGGAAAACGGCCGGGTGCCCCTGAAACGGGAAATCACCCGACTGGCGCGTGAAACCGGTGTGGAAGGACGGGTGCATTTTGTCCGTGGCGGCAAACTGGCCCGGCTGTTGAATGAGGCGCGCAGCGCCGTCACCGTCAACTCGACCGCCGGTCAGCAGGTGCTGTGGCGTGGTATCCCGCTGAAAGTCTACGGCGATGCGGTTTATGCCAAACCCGAATTTGTATCGGATCAGCCGGTGGCGCAGTTCTTTGCCAGCGCCCGGCGCCCGGACCTGCCCGCCTATCGCGATTACCGCCGGTTCCTGTTGGAAACCAGCCAGTTGCCGGGCGGCTTTTATTCGGCACGCGGCCGCCGTCAGCTGCTGCGCCATGTGGTGGATATGATGCTATCTGCCGAAGATCCCTATGACGCCTTGGCCAGCGGCACCGCGGCCCCGAGGCAACAGTTGCGTCTGGTGACCTGA
- a CDS encoding MBL fold metallo-hydrolase, which produces MALITPSRRDILKLAAVAPAMALPAAAKAQLGAPSDENPGYFRFTLGEARLTILSDGYFSAPTSGVGVNADPADVQAFLTRHFLDPQAGYSHTNHLLIESGEAVVLVDVGSGHRFFDTAGRLLANMEAAGIDPADITHVVITHAHPDHIWGIRDDFDEALFPDAEYIMGTAEHAYWMQDDLVNLVGPTDQQFVLGAVNSINCDGVEWTLAEDGHEVVPGVRLIATPGHTAGHMSVMLDSDGKQLIALGDSMSHSWLSFRRPDWYNGFDADGDQTVATRKRLLDMCSADRIAVLGYHFPFPGVGHVLREGDQFSFVPALWQF; this is translated from the coding sequence ATGGCCCTGATCACCCCCAGTCGACGTGACATCCTGAAACTTGCCGCCGTCGCCCCGGCCATGGCATTGCCAGCCGCGGCCAAGGCACAGCTGGGGGCCCCAAGCGATGAAAATCCGGGCTATTTCCGCTTCACCCTGGGGGAGGCACGGCTGACGATCCTGTCGGATGGCTATTTCTCAGCCCCCACCAGTGGCGTCGGTGTTAATGCGGACCCGGCCGATGTGCAGGCGTTCCTGACGCGGCATTTCCTGGATCCTCAGGCAGGTTATTCCCACACCAACCACCTGCTGATCGAAAGCGGTGAGGCCGTGGTGCTGGTCGATGTCGGCTCCGGCCACCGGTTCTTTGACACGGCGGGGCGGCTTCTGGCGAATATGGAGGCCGCGGGCATCGATCCGGCCGACATTACTCATGTGGTGATCACCCATGCCCACCCCGATCACATCTGGGGCATCCGCGATGATTTTGATGAGGCGCTGTTTCCGGACGCCGAATACATCATGGGGACCGCAGAACACGCCTATTGGATGCAGGATGATCTGGTCAATCTTGTGGGTCCGACCGACCAGCAGTTTGTGCTGGGGGCGGTGAACTCGATCAATTGTGACGGCGTGGAGTGGACATTGGCCGAAGACGGCCATGAGGTGGTGCCGGGTGTGCGACTGATCGCAACACCGGGGCACACCGCCGGCCATATGTCCGTGATGTTGGACAGCGACGGCAAGCAGCTGATCGCGCTGGGCGATTCGATGAGCCATTCCTGGCTGAGCTTCCGCCGGCCGGACTGGTACAATGGCTTTGACGCAGATGGCGATCAGACCGTGGCCACCCGCAAACGGCTTTTGGATATGTGCAGCGCGGATCGCATTGCGGTTCTGGGGTATCATTTCCCCTTCCCGGGCGTGGGCCATGTGCTGCGCGAGGGGGATCAATTCAGCTTCGTGCCGGCACTCTGGCAGTTTTAA
- a CDS encoding secondary thiamine-phosphate synthase enzyme YjbQ, producing the protein MSQLAQTQFNLSTRGQGLYEFTRDVAAWVQDQGMQAGLLTLFVRHTSCSLLIQENADPEVQVDLRNFFARLVPPTTDPSMAYLTHTYEGPDDMPAHIKSAMMPVSLSVPLVAGQLALGTWQGIYLFEHRDAPHQRQVVAHLAGQ; encoded by the coding sequence ATGAGTCAGCTGGCGCAGACGCAGTTCAACCTCTCGACCCGCGGGCAGGGGCTGTATGAGTTTACCCGTGATGTGGCGGCCTGGGTGCAGGATCAGGGCATGCAGGCGGGGCTGCTGACGCTGTTTGTGCGCCACACCTCCTGTTCATTGCTGATTCAGGAAAACGCCGATCCTGAGGTGCAGGTGGATCTGCGCAACTTCTTCGCCCGTCTGGTGCCGCCCACCACGGATCCCAGCATGGCCTATCTGACCCACACCTATGAGGGGCCGGATGACATGCCGGCCCACATCAAATCCGCGATGATGCCGGTCAGCCTGTCGGTGCCGCTGGTGGCCGGGCAATTGGCGCTGGGGACCTGGCAGGGGATCTACCTGTTTGAACATCGTGACGCCCCGCATCAGCGCCAGGTGGTGGCACATCTGGCGGGGCAGTAA
- the ribD gene encoding bifunctional diaminohydroxyphosphoribosylaminopyrimidine deaminase/5-amino-6-(5-phosphoribosylamino)uracil reductase RibD — MDHRYMALALSLGRRGQGNTWPNPAVGCVIVKEGRTVGRGWTQPSGRPHAEVVALAQAGAAARGATAYVTLEPCSHHGKTPPCAEALIAAGVARVVAAVTDSDPRVSGQGFQMLRDAGIEVTTGVLADEAARDLSGFFQRVETGRPALTLKLANSFDGRIATATGESQWITGPEARRYVHGLRATHDAVMVGGGTARADDPSLTVRDMGVERQPVRVVLSRRLDLPLMGNLARTAREVPVWICHGPDLDPLLERSWRDLGAELIACPLSQGQIDPAAALQALGQRGLTRVFCEGGGALAAALLAQDLVDDLIGFTAGLAIGAEGLPGIGAMGLERLSEAPRYQLVETRPIGADVLHRWRRG; from the coding sequence ATGGATCATCGTTACATGGCGCTGGCCCTGTCACTGGGGCGGCGCGGCCAGGGCAATACCTGGCCAAACCCCGCTGTGGGCTGCGTTATCGTCAAAGAGGGCCGCACCGTCGGCCGCGGCTGGACGCAACCCTCGGGCCGGCCCCATGCTGAGGTAGTGGCACTGGCGCAGGCCGGCGCTGCCGCGCGCGGCGCCACCGCCTATGTCACGCTGGAACCCTGTTCGCATCACGGCAAAACCCCGCCCTGTGCTGAGGCGCTGATCGCGGCTGGCGTCGCCCGTGTGGTGGCCGCCGTCACTGACAGCGATCCGCGCGTTTCAGGGCAGGGGTTTCAGATGCTGCGCGATGCCGGGATTGAGGTCACCACCGGTGTGCTGGCCGATGAGGCCGCGCGGGATCTTTCGGGCTTTTTCCAGCGGGTGGAAACCGGGCGCCCTGCGCTGACGCTAAAGCTGGCCAATTCCTTTGACGGGCGCATTGCCACCGCCACCGGCGAAAGCCAGTGGATCACCGGGCCCGAGGCGCGCCGTTATGTCCATGGCTTACGGGCCACTCATGATGCGGTGATGGTCGGCGGCGGCACTGCGCGGGCCGATGATCCCAGCCTGACCGTGCGGGACATGGGGGTGGAACGTCAGCCGGTGCGGGTGGTGCTGTCACGCCGCCTTGATCTGCCGCTGATGGGCAATCTGGCCCGCACCGCGCGTGAGGTGCCGGTGTGGATCTGCCATGGCCCGGATCTGGATCCGCTGTTGGAGCGCAGCTGGCGCGATCTGGGGGCGGAGCTAATCGCCTGCCCATTGTCGCAGGGGCAGATTGATCCTGCGGCGGCTCTGCAGGCCTTGGGGCAGCGCGGGCTGACCCGGGTGTTCTGCGAAGGCGGCGGCGCGTTGGCGGCTGCCCTGTTGGCGCAGGATCTGGTGGATGATCTGATCGGGTTTACCGCCGGGTTGGCAATTGGCGCTGAAGGCCTGCCGGGGATTGGCGCCATGGGGCTGGAACGCCTGTCAGAGGCGCCGCGCTATCAACTGGTTGAGACCCGGCCGATCGGGGCCGATGTGCTGCACCGCTGGCGGCGCGGTTAA
- a CDS encoding bifunctional alpha/beta hydrolase/OsmC family protein — protein MKTQRLTFTGHDGSTLAARLDLPEGEITSTALFAHCFTCSKDIPAAKRIAQHLAQRGMAVLRFDFTGLGHSEGEFANTNFTTNVADLVLAAQALEERFAAPQLLVGHSLGGAAVLKAAGQIPSARAAATIGAPFDPAHVAHNFGAKVKEIEEEGGAQVELAGRPFTICKHFLEDIAAQEMAPAIASLHKALLVLHAPLDDVVGIENAAEIFTAAKHPKSFVTLDDADHLVTRIKDAEYAADTILAWAARYVDLAAEPVTKSAPDGAVHVSEADAMGFLQDVNIAGRHTYLADEPAAVGGSDLGPTPYQYLSAGLGACTTMTIRMYARRKGYPLEHVAVDVYHDKRHLEAMEGQAPTKRDVFRRDIHVRGDLSDSQRADILRIADKCPVHKTLHASAEIETTLLD, from the coding sequence ATGAAAACCCAACGCCTGACCTTCACCGGCCATGACGGCAGCACCCTTGCTGCCCGATTGGATCTGCCCGAGGGCGAGATCACTTCGACCGCACTATTTGCGCATTGCTTTACCTGTTCCAAGGATATTCCGGCCGCCAAACGCATTGCCCAGCATCTGGCGCAGCGGGGCATGGCGGTGTTGCGGTTTGATTTCACCGGGCTAGGTCATTCTGAGGGCGAATTTGCCAACACCAATTTCACCACCAATGTGGCGGATCTGGTTCTGGCCGCCCAAGCGTTGGAGGAACGGTTCGCCGCGCCGCAGCTGCTGGTCGGCCATTCCCTCGGTGGTGCTGCGGTTTTGAAAGCGGCGGGTCAGATCCCTTCTGCCCGCGCGGCGGCCACCATTGGCGCGCCCTTTGATCCGGCGCATGTTGCACATAACTTTGGCGCCAAGGTCAAAGAGATTGAGGAAGAGGGCGGTGCGCAGGTTGAACTGGCCGGCCGCCCCTTCACCATCTGCAAACACTTCCTCGAAGATATCGCCGCGCAGGAGATGGCGCCGGCAATTGCCAGCCTGCACAAGGCGCTGTTGGTGCTGCATGCGCCTTTGGACGATGTGGTGGGGATTGAAAACGCGGCGGAGATCTTTACAGCGGCGAAACATCCCAAGAGCTTTGTTACCCTGGATGACGCCGATCATCTGGTGACCCGGATCAAAGATGCGGAATATGCGGCGGATACCATCCTGGCCTGGGCGGCGCGCTATGTGGATCTGGCGGCGGAACCTGTGACCAAGTCCGCCCCTGATGGTGCGGTGCATGTGTCTGAGGCGGACGCCATGGGTTTCCTGCAGGACGTGAACATTGCGGGCCGTCACACCTATCTGGCGGATGAACCGGCCGCGGTCGGGGGCAGCGATCTGGGGCCAACCCCCTATCAGTATCTGTCGGCGGGGCTGGGGGCCTGTACCACCATGACCATCCGCATGTATGCCCGCCGCAAAGGCTACCCGCTGGAGCATGTGGCGGTGGATGTCTACCATGACAAACGCCATCTGGAGGCAATGGAGGGCCAAGCGCCCACCAAACGCGATGTGTTCCGCCGGGACATCCATGTGCGCGGTGATCTGAGTGACAGCCAGCGCGCCGATATCCTGCGTATTGCGGACAAGTGTCCGGTGCATAAAACCCTGCATGCCAGCGCAGAAATAGAAACAACCCTGCTGGACTGA
- a CDS encoding capsular polysaccharide biosynthesis protein codes for MRPSDWMRHSPAEAQPRRVSYFNAGFWRQKQTRRILQLAGYDLRLGKPGQDDLIAVWGHSPYAKRGEAMAERTGASLIRVEDAFLRSLHPGRSGEPPLGLVVCKRGMHFDITQPSDLEAILNLQPLDDGGLLARARDCMARIQEAQLSKYAAFDPDAPLPDPGYVLLIDQTRGDAAIKLGRASAHSFAEMLMQAQEDHPGARIVIKAHPETRGGHRDGHYDPATLPDGVTLYDGAASPHALLEGAIGVYTVTSGLGFEAIMAGHRPKVFGQPFYAGWGLTDDVSPLPRRRRQLTRAQLFAGVMMLYPIWYDPYRDRLCALEDVIDILAARARAYAEDQHGWQAAGMRLWKRRPLNRFFGSVRPVRFSAKPTDAPARRRQMIWARAAEALPAPPAGLVRIEDGFLRSRGLGAELVPPLSLVSDRQGIYYDPNQPSDLEDMIRSRSQLREDQRARADQLRRNLTKAGLSKYNVGHPVQQLPEGHRILVPGQVEDDASIRLGTGMIKTNLTLLQATRAANPDAVILYKPHPDVEAGLRPGALTQEQALKFADAVIEQGDPAPLLQEVQEVWTMTSLLGFEALLRGVKVTCLGAPFYAGWGLTVDRGDVPARRGTLVPLEGLIHATLIDYPRYLDPVNGQPCPVELIVERLAAGISPAPPSLRLLAKLQGLLSSYAHLWRRG; via the coding sequence ATGCGGCCGTCCGATTGGATGCGTCATAGCCCCGCCGAGGCCCAGCCTCGGCGGGTTTCCTATTTCAACGCAGGCTTCTGGCGGCAAAAACAGACCCGTCGCATCCTGCAGCTTGCCGGGTATGATCTGCGGCTGGGCAAACCGGGTCAGGACGATCTGATCGCCGTTTGGGGGCATTCGCCCTACGCCAAACGCGGTGAGGCCATGGCGGAAAGAACCGGGGCAAGCCTGATCCGCGTCGAAGATGCCTTTCTGCGGTCCCTGCACCCCGGCCGCAGCGGTGAGCCGCCCCTGGGGCTGGTGGTCTGCAAACGCGGGATGCATTTTGACATCACCCAGCCCAGCGACCTTGAGGCGATCCTGAACCTGCAGCCGCTGGATGACGGCGGCCTGCTGGCCCGGGCGCGGGACTGTATGGCCCGCATTCAAGAGGCGCAGCTGTCAAAATACGCCGCCTTTGATCCAGACGCCCCCCTGCCCGATCCCGGCTATGTGCTGCTGATCGACCAGACGCGCGGAGATGCCGCGATCAAGCTGGGGCGTGCCTCGGCCCATAGTTTTGCCGAAATGCTGATGCAGGCGCAGGAGGACCACCCCGGCGCGCGCATCGTGATCAAAGCCCATCCCGAAACCCGCGGCGGTCACCGCGATGGCCACTATGATCCCGCCACATTGCCCGACGGTGTCACCCTATATGATGGCGCCGCCAGTCCGCATGCCCTGCTGGAGGGCGCGATCGGTGTTTACACCGTCACCTCCGGACTGGGGTTTGAGGCGATCATGGCCGGTCACCGTCCCAAGGTGTTTGGCCAACCCTTCTATGCCGGTTGGGGGCTGACCGATGATGTTTCCCCGCTGCCGCGCCGCCGCCGTCAGCTGACCCGCGCGCAGCTCTTTGCCGGGGTGATGATGCTCTACCCGATCTGGTATGACCCGTATCGCGACCGGCTCTGCGCCTTGGAAGATGTGATTGATATTCTGGCCGCCCGCGCCCGCGCCTATGCCGAGGATCAGCATGGCTGGCAGGCCGCTGGCATGCGGCTGTGGAAACGCCGGCCGCTCAATCGCTTCTTCGGATCCGTCCGACCGGTCCGGTTTTCAGCCAAGCCCACCGATGCCCCGGCCCGCCGCCGCCAGATGATCTGGGCCCGCGCGGCGGAGGCGCTGCCTGCGCCCCCTGCGGGCCTTGTGCGGATTGAGGATGGCTTCCTGCGCTCCCGCGGTCTGGGGGCGGAGCTGGTGCCCCCCCTGTCGCTAGTCAGCGACCGACAGGGGATCTACTACGATCCGAACCAGCCCAGCGATCTGGAGGATATGATCCGCAGCCGCAGCCAGCTGCGTGAGGATCAGCGCGCCCGCGCGGACCAGCTGCGCCGCAACCTGACCAAGGCGGGGCTCAGCAAATACAACGTGGGCCACCCGGTGCAGCAGCTGCCCGAAGGCCATCGCATTCTGGTGCCGGGTCAGGTGGAGGATGATGCCTCGATCCGGCTGGGTACAGGGATGATCAAGACCAACCTCACCCTGCTGCAGGCCACCCGCGCCGCGAACCCAGACGCCGTGATCCTCTATAAACCCCACCCGGATGTGGAGGCCGGCCTGCGCCCCGGCGCCCTGACACAGGAACAGGCGTTGAAGTTTGCCGATGCGGTGATCGAACAGGGTGACCCGGCCCCCCTGCTGCAAGAGGTGCAGGAGGTTTGGACGATGACCTCCCTCCTGGGGTTTGAGGCACTGTTGCGCGGCGTCAAGGTCACCTGTCTGGGCGCGCCCTTCTACGCCGGCTGGGGCCTGACTGTCGATCGTGGCGACGTGCCCGCCCGCCGTGGCACGCTGGTCCCGCTTGAGGGCCTGATCCATGCCACGCTGATCGACTATCCGCGCTATCTGGATCCGGTCAACGGCCAGCCCTGCCCGGTGGAGTTGATTGTGGAACGTCTGGCTGCGGGCATCTCCCCCGCGCCACCCAGCCTGCGCCTGCTGGCGAAACTGCAGGGGCTGCTGTCGTCTTACGCACACCTCTGGCGTCGCGGCTGA
- the nrdR gene encoding transcriptional regulator NrdR — protein sequence MRCPFCGNIDTQVKDSRPAEDHVSIRRRRFCPACGGRFTTYERVQLRDLVVIKSNGRREDFDRDKLERSIRISMQKRPVEPDRIDQMISGIVRRLESMGETDIPSKTIGEIVMEALARIDTVAYVRFASVYKNFQAADDFDKFVSELRPDYPSED from the coding sequence ATGCGTTGTCCGTTTTGCGGAAATATCGACACCCAAGTGAAGGATTCACGCCCCGCCGAAGATCACGTCTCGATCCGTCGGCGGCGCTTTTGCCCGGCCTGTGGTGGCCGTTTCACCACCTATGAACGGGTGCAGCTGCGCGACCTTGTGGTGATCAAATCCAATGGCCGCCGCGAAGACTTCGACCGCGATAAATTGGAACGCTCGATCCGCATTTCGATGCAGAAACGCCCGGTGGAACCTGATCGCATTGATCAGATGATCTCGGGCATTGTGCGGCGTCTGGAAAGCATGGGTGAGACGGATATCCCCTCCAAGACCATCGGTGAGATCGTGATGGAGGCGCTGGCCCGCATCGACACCGTGGCCTATGTGCGCTTCGCCTCGGTTTACAAGAACTTCCAGGCGGCGGACGACTTTGATAAATTCGTCTCCGAGCTGCGCCCGGATTACCCGAGCGAAGACTGA